In Salinarimonas sp., a genomic segment contains:
- a CDS encoding SIMPL domain-containing protein, producing the protein MRFITLPALAALVAASLALAPLAGPARAQDATAPGRIAVTGMGEVERAPDFARVFVSVTNRGETVAAVVEANRVATEEALAAIEARGVAREDVLTANFQVYETPQEFDRDGEPRAVPPYTATHQLQIVLREIDAVGAFAGEILALDAMTFQSIAWGLERSEEAEEEAMRRAVADARRQAEVLADAAGVPLGAIRRIGDGSVDGGPRPEMDRMMMRAAAAPAVPIVPPAQLTFTARVGMEWTIGE; encoded by the coding sequence ATGCGCTTCATCACCCTCCCCGCCCTCGCCGCTCTCGTGGCGGCGTCCCTCGCCCTCGCGCCGCTCGCGGGTCCGGCTCGCGCGCAGGACGCGACCGCGCCCGGGCGCATCGCCGTGACCGGGATGGGCGAGGTCGAGCGCGCGCCGGACTTCGCGCGCGTCTTCGTCTCGGTGACGAACCGGGGCGAGACCGTCGCCGCGGTGGTCGAGGCCAATCGCGTCGCCACCGAGGAGGCGCTCGCCGCCATCGAAGCCCGCGGCGTGGCGCGCGAGGACGTGCTCACCGCCAATTTCCAGGTCTACGAGACCCCGCAGGAATTCGATCGCGACGGCGAGCCCCGCGCCGTGCCGCCCTACACGGCGACGCACCAGCTGCAGATCGTGCTGCGCGAGATCGACGCCGTGGGCGCGTTCGCCGGCGAGATCCTGGCGCTCGACGCCATGACCTTTCAGTCGATCGCCTGGGGGCTCGAGCGCTCGGAAGAGGCGGAGGAGGAGGCCATGCGCCGCGCCGTCGCCGACGCGCGGCGGCAGGCGGAGGTCCTGGCGGACGCCGCCGGCGTGCCGCTCGGCGCGATCCGCCGCATCGGCGACGGCTCCGTGGACGGCGGGCCGCGGCCGGAGATGGACCGCATGATGATGCGCGCCGCCGCGGCCCCGGCCGTGCCGATCGTGCCGCCCGCTCAGCTGACCTTCACCGCGCGGGTCGGGATGGAGTGGACGATCGGCGAGTGA